From the genome of Globicephala melas chromosome 16, mGloMel1.2, whole genome shotgun sequence, one region includes:
- the SYNPO2L gene encoding synaptopodin 2-like protein isoform X1, which produces METFEPISQEPLSQASCDKAPSPVPELQDPFYAELQRAESLQERSVKEAKTKCRTIASLLTAAPNPHSKGVLMFKKRRQRAKKYTLVSFGAAAGTGAGEEDGVPPTSESELDEEAFSDARSLTNQSDWDSPYLDMELARPSSGTAEGQGPGLGGQLSEASGRGAQLFEQQRQRADSSTQEPAGNGPAATLNGQGLQSPPRAQSAPPEAAVLPSSPSPAPAASPRPFLPSSGASTPAPSIFNRSARPFTPGLQGQRPGTTSVIFRPLAPKRANESLGGLSAVPPPFLSSPQGTTPLPSFSSGVPSHVSTPGSTSTPRSSGPVTATSSLYIPAPNRPVTPGGAPEPPAPASGAAMTSTASIFLSAPLRPAARPEALAPGPAAPEPSSAREKRISVPAARTGILQEARRRGTRKQMFRPGNEETKNSPNPELLSLVQNLDEKPRAGGAESCPEEDALSLGAEACNFMQPPGGRSYKTLPHVTAKTPPPMAPKTPPPTTPKTPPPVAPKPPSRGFLDGLVNGAAPSAGIPEPPRLQGRGGELFAKRQSRADRYVVEAPGPGLGPRPRSPSPTPSLPPSWKYSPNIRAPPPIAYNPLLSPFFPQAARTLPSKIQSQGPRAAPKQGIKALDFMRHQPYQLKSAMFCFDEVPPTPGPTSSVPPKTARVQEIRRFSTPAPQPTAEPLAPTVLAPRAATTLDEPIWRAELASAPVLSPGPPPESPRGLGTSPSSCGFQVARPRFSATRTGWQAHVWRPGAGHH; this is translated from the exons ATGGAGACTTTTGAGCCCATCAGCCAAGAGCCTCTCAGCCAAGCCAGTTGCGACAAAGCCCCAAGCCCAGTTCCTGAGCTCCAGGACCCGTTCTATGCAG aacTGCAAAGGGCAGAGAGCCTCCAAGAGAGAAGTGTGAAGGAGGCCAAGACCAAATGCCGGACGATTGCATCCCTGCTAACCGCAGCCCCCAACCCCCACTCGAAAGGGGTATTGATGTTTAAGAAACGTCGGCAGAGAGCCAAGAAGTACACCCTAGTGAGCTTTGGGGCTGCCGCGGGGACAGGCGCTGGGGAGGAGGACGGCGTCCCTCCAACTAGTGAGTCTGAGCTGGACGAAGAGGCCTTCTCCGACGCCCGCAGCCTCACCAACCAGTCCGACTGGGACAGCCCCTACCTGGACATGGAGCTGGCCAGGCCGAGCTCAGGCACAGCAGAGGGCCAGGGCCCGGGGCTGGGAGGGCAGCTGAGTGAGGCCTCTGGGCGAGGGGCCCAACTCTTTGAACAGCAGCGCCAGCGCGCAGACTCCAGCACTCAGGAGCCGGCCGGGAATGGTCCAGCCGCCACGCTCAACGGGCAGGGCCTGCAGTCACCACCTCGGGCACAAAGCGCTCCGCCAGAGGCGGCTGTGCTCCCATCCAGCCCTTCGCCGGCCCCTGCAGCCAGCCCCAGACCTTTCCTCCCTAGCAGTGGAGCCTCTACCCCAGCTCCAAGCATCTTTAACCGGTCAGCCAGGCCGTTTACTCCGGGCTTACAAGGGCAGCGGCCAGGTACCACCTCGGTTATTTTCCGGCCCCTGGCTCCCAAAAGGGCAAACGAGAGCCTGGGAGGCCTCAGCGCCGTCCCACCGCCTTTCCTGTCCTCTCCGCAGGGGACCACTCCTCTGCCCAGCTTCTCTTCAGGGGTTCCCAGCCACGTGTCAACCCCTGGTTCCACCAGCACCCCACGCTCCTCCGGCCCCGTGACGGCCACCAGCTCCCTATACATCCCAGCCCCCAATCGTCCTGTTACGCCAGGCGGAGCCCCagagccccccgcccccgctaGCGGAGCTGCCATGACCTCCACCGCTTCTATCTTCCTATCGGCGCCTCTGCGACCTGCTGCACGCCCAGAGGCCCTCGCCCCTGGCCCCGCAGCCCCTGAGCCCTCCAGCGCTCGAGAGAAGCGCATCTCCGTGCCAGCTGCTCGCACCGGCATCCTCCAGGAGGCCCGGCGTCGGGGGACCCGAAAGCAGATGTTCCGGCCGGGAAATGAGGAGACGAAGAACTCGCCCAACCCGGAGCTGCTATCGTTGGTGCAGAACCTGGATGAAAAACCCCGGGCTGGGGGTGCGGAATCTTGTCCAGAGGAGGATGCCCTGAGCCTCGGGGCTGAAGCCTGCAACTTCATGCAGCCACCGGGGGGCAGGAGTTACAAGACTTTGCCTCACGTGACAGCTAAAACCCCGCCTCCAATGGCTCCCAAGACCCCACCCCCTACGACTCCTAAGACTCCACCCCCAGTGGCTCCCAAGCCCCCTTCTCGAGGGTTCCTCGATGGGTTAGTGAATGGGGCGGCCCCTTCAGCTGGAATCCCTGAACCACCAAGGCTtcaaggcaggggtggggagctgTTTGCCAAGCGTCAGAGCCGAGCGGACAGGTATGTGGTGGAAGCACCTGGTCCTGGCCTTGGCCCTCGGCCCAGAAGCCCTTCTCctaccccctccctgcccccttcctggaAATATTCACCCAATATCCGTGCCCCACCTCCAATTGCTTACAACCCACTGCTCTCACCGTTTTTCCCCCAAGCTGCCCGAACTCTCCCTAGTAAGATCCAATCCCAAGGGCCTCGGGCAGCCCCCAAGCAGGGCATTAAGGCTTTGGATTTCATGCGGCACCAGCCCTACCAACTTAAAAGTGCCATGTTCTGTTTTGATGAGGTTCCCCCGACTCCTGGACCCACCTCCTCAGTGCCTCCCAAAACTGCCCGAGTCCAGGAGATCCGCCGATTTTCGACTCCAGCGCCCCAGCCCACTGCAgagcccctggcacccactgtGCTTGCCCCCCGAGCAGCCACTACATTGGATGAGCCCATCTGGAGGGCAGAGCTGGCCTCAGCCCCTGTCCTTAGCCCAGGCCCTCCTCCAGAGTCTCCCAGGGGTCTTGGGACCTCCCCCAGCTCCTGTGGCTTCCAGGTAGCCAGGCCCCGGTTCTCAGCTACTAGAACAGGATGGCAGGCTCATGTGTGGAGGCCTGGGGCGGGCCACCACTGA
- the SYNPO2L gene encoding synaptopodin 2-like protein isoform X2, producing MFKKRRQRAKKYTLVSFGAAAGTGAGEEDGVPPTSESELDEEAFSDARSLTNQSDWDSPYLDMELARPSSGTAEGQGPGLGGQLSEASGRGAQLFEQQRQRADSSTQEPAGNGPAATLNGQGLQSPPRAQSAPPEAAVLPSSPSPAPAASPRPFLPSSGASTPAPSIFNRSARPFTPGLQGQRPGTTSVIFRPLAPKRANESLGGLSAVPPPFLSSPQGTTPLPSFSSGVPSHVSTPGSTSTPRSSGPVTATSSLYIPAPNRPVTPGGAPEPPAPASGAAMTSTASIFLSAPLRPAARPEALAPGPAAPEPSSAREKRISVPAARTGILQEARRRGTRKQMFRPGNEETKNSPNPELLSLVQNLDEKPRAGGAESCPEEDALSLGAEACNFMQPPGGRSYKTLPHVTAKTPPPMAPKTPPPTTPKTPPPVAPKPPSRGFLDGLVNGAAPSAGIPEPPRLQGRGGELFAKRQSRADRYVVEAPGPGLGPRPRSPSPTPSLPPSWKYSPNIRAPPPIAYNPLLSPFFPQAARTLPSKIQSQGPRAAPKQGIKALDFMRHQPYQLKSAMFCFDEVPPTPGPTSSVPPKTARVQEIRRFSTPAPQPTAEPLAPTVLAPRAATTLDEPIWRAELASAPVLSPGPPPESPRGLGTSPSSCGFQVARPRFSATRTGWQAHVWRPGAGHH from the coding sequence ATGTTTAAGAAACGTCGGCAGAGAGCCAAGAAGTACACCCTAGTGAGCTTTGGGGCTGCCGCGGGGACAGGCGCTGGGGAGGAGGACGGCGTCCCTCCAACTAGTGAGTCTGAGCTGGACGAAGAGGCCTTCTCCGACGCCCGCAGCCTCACCAACCAGTCCGACTGGGACAGCCCCTACCTGGACATGGAGCTGGCCAGGCCGAGCTCAGGCACAGCAGAGGGCCAGGGCCCGGGGCTGGGAGGGCAGCTGAGTGAGGCCTCTGGGCGAGGGGCCCAACTCTTTGAACAGCAGCGCCAGCGCGCAGACTCCAGCACTCAGGAGCCGGCCGGGAATGGTCCAGCCGCCACGCTCAACGGGCAGGGCCTGCAGTCACCACCTCGGGCACAAAGCGCTCCGCCAGAGGCGGCTGTGCTCCCATCCAGCCCTTCGCCGGCCCCTGCAGCCAGCCCCAGACCTTTCCTCCCTAGCAGTGGAGCCTCTACCCCAGCTCCAAGCATCTTTAACCGGTCAGCCAGGCCGTTTACTCCGGGCTTACAAGGGCAGCGGCCAGGTACCACCTCGGTTATTTTCCGGCCCCTGGCTCCCAAAAGGGCAAACGAGAGCCTGGGAGGCCTCAGCGCCGTCCCACCGCCTTTCCTGTCCTCTCCGCAGGGGACCACTCCTCTGCCCAGCTTCTCTTCAGGGGTTCCCAGCCACGTGTCAACCCCTGGTTCCACCAGCACCCCACGCTCCTCCGGCCCCGTGACGGCCACCAGCTCCCTATACATCCCAGCCCCCAATCGTCCTGTTACGCCAGGCGGAGCCCCagagccccccgcccccgctaGCGGAGCTGCCATGACCTCCACCGCTTCTATCTTCCTATCGGCGCCTCTGCGACCTGCTGCACGCCCAGAGGCCCTCGCCCCTGGCCCCGCAGCCCCTGAGCCCTCCAGCGCTCGAGAGAAGCGCATCTCCGTGCCAGCTGCTCGCACCGGCATCCTCCAGGAGGCCCGGCGTCGGGGGACCCGAAAGCAGATGTTCCGGCCGGGAAATGAGGAGACGAAGAACTCGCCCAACCCGGAGCTGCTATCGTTGGTGCAGAACCTGGATGAAAAACCCCGGGCTGGGGGTGCGGAATCTTGTCCAGAGGAGGATGCCCTGAGCCTCGGGGCTGAAGCCTGCAACTTCATGCAGCCACCGGGGGGCAGGAGTTACAAGACTTTGCCTCACGTGACAGCTAAAACCCCGCCTCCAATGGCTCCCAAGACCCCACCCCCTACGACTCCTAAGACTCCACCCCCAGTGGCTCCCAAGCCCCCTTCTCGAGGGTTCCTCGATGGGTTAGTGAATGGGGCGGCCCCTTCAGCTGGAATCCCTGAACCACCAAGGCTtcaaggcaggggtggggagctgTTTGCCAAGCGTCAGAGCCGAGCGGACAGGTATGTGGTGGAAGCACCTGGTCCTGGCCTTGGCCCTCGGCCCAGAAGCCCTTCTCctaccccctccctgcccccttcctggaAATATTCACCCAATATCCGTGCCCCACCTCCAATTGCTTACAACCCACTGCTCTCACCGTTTTTCCCCCAAGCTGCCCGAACTCTCCCTAGTAAGATCCAATCCCAAGGGCCTCGGGCAGCCCCCAAGCAGGGCATTAAGGCTTTGGATTTCATGCGGCACCAGCCCTACCAACTTAAAAGTGCCATGTTCTGTTTTGATGAGGTTCCCCCGACTCCTGGACCCACCTCCTCAGTGCCTCCCAAAACTGCCCGAGTCCAGGAGATCCGCCGATTTTCGACTCCAGCGCCCCAGCCCACTGCAgagcccctggcacccactgtGCTTGCCCCCCGAGCAGCCACTACATTGGATGAGCCCATCTGGAGGGCAGAGCTGGCCTCAGCCCCTGTCCTTAGCCCAGGCCCTCCTCCAGAGTCTCCCAGGGGTCTTGGGACCTCCCCCAGCTCCTGTGGCTTCCAGGTAGCCAGGCCCCGGTTCTCAGCTACTAGAACAGGATGGCAGGCTCATGTGTGGAGGCCTGGGGCGGGCCACCACTGA
- the MYOZ1 gene encoding myozenin-1, which produces MPLSGTPAPNKKRKSSKLIMELTGGGQESSGLNLGKKISVPRDVMLEELSLLTNRGSKMFKLRQMRVEKFIYENHPDVFSDSSMDHFQKFLPTVGGQLGTAGQGFSYSKGSGGGQAGGSGSAGQYGSDEHHHHQGPGSGYRGTDGPGGQTGQGGAAGTAGVGETGLDDQAGGEGKHITVFKTYISPWERAMGVDSQQKVELGINLLAHGAKADLPQYKSFNRTAMPYGGYEKASKRMTFQMPKFDLGPLLSEPLVLYNQNLSNRPSFNRTPIPWLSSGEPVDYNVDIGIPLDGETEEL; this is translated from the exons ATGCCACTCTCAGGGACCCCTGCCCCCAACAAGAAGCGGAAATCCAGCAAGCTGATCATGGAACTCACTGGAG GTGGACAGGAGAGCTCAGGCCTGAACCTGGGCAAGAAGATCAGCGTCCCAAGGGATGTGATGTTGGAGGAGCTGTCGCTACTCACTAACCGGGGCTCCAAGATGTTCAAACTGCGGCAGATGCGGGTGGAGAAATTTATCTATGAAAACCACCCTGATGTCTTCTCTGACAGCTCAATG GATCACTTCCAGAAGTTCCTTCCCACAGTTGGGGGACAGCTGGGTACAGCTGGCCAGGGATTCTCCTACAGCAAGGGCAGCGGTGGAGGCCAGGCAGGGGGAAGTGGCTCTGCCGGACAGTATGGCTCTGACGAGCATCACCATCATCAGGGCCCTGGGTCTGGATATCGGGGTACAGATGGTCCTGGGGGCCAGACTGGCCAAGGAGGAGCTGCTGGCACTGCAGGGGTTGGCGAGACAGGACTAG ACGACCAGGCAGGTGGAGAAGGAAAACATATCACTGTGTTCAAGACCTATATTTCCCCATGGGAGAGAGCCATGGGGGTTGACTCCCAGCAAAAAGTGGAACTTGGCATCAACCTGCTGGCCCACGGGGCCAAAGCTGATCTCCCTCAGTATAAGTCCTTCAACAG GACAGCAATGCCTTATGGTGGATATGAGAAGGCCTCCAAACGCATGACCTTCCAGATGCCCAAGTTTGACCTGGGGCCCTTGCTGAGTGAACCCCTAGTCCTCTACAACCAGAACCTCTCCAACAGGCCTTCTTTCAATCGAACCCCTATTCCCTGGCTGAGCTCCGGGGAGCCTGTAGACTACAACGTGGATATTGGCATCCCCTTGGATGGAGAAACAGAGGAGCTGTGA